In Malassezia japonica chromosome 2, complete sequence, one DNA window encodes the following:
- the ENA2 gene encoding P-type Na(+) transporter (TransMembrane:10 (i40-63o69-88i270-289o301-324i784-805o821-838i866-889o909-931i959-977o997-1015i); COG:P; EggNog:ENOG503NU1M): MRALETDQLKGLSNDEAKSRVQTYGQNQLDKGDSVSITKILLNQIANSMTLVLIIAMIVAFAIQSWIEGGVIAGVVGINVFVGFFQEFSAEKTMNSLRSLASPTARVIRSGQSVTIAAPEVVPGDILELTTGDTVPADCRILDMMNFETDEALLTGESLPVAKDHSEIFPPSAEGDEVGVGDRLNMAYTSSTVSKGRATLVVTGTGMNTEIGRIANALQGASKGNKIREVKRNAYGKARPHHYVQAGALTVWDQVLAFLGLTKGTPLQILLAKLAVLLFIIAVIFAIIVFASNNWSDTEVIIYAVATGVSMIPASLTAVLTITMSMGSRAMVKRNVIVRKLESLEALGSITDICSDKTGTLTQGKMVVKKAWLPSIGQLAVSESSEPFNPKNADVTHMGGNPAEDEEGLHQDIQGDVVASEGAAKDLDQDKYKPLVQYITVASICNLAKVFYDSENNQWEAHGDPTECALQTFACRFDMGSDKLKVPHEDDNEKGHSSAEWKLVSEYPFDSSVKRMAVTYTNSNTGQNRALMKGAVEMVMQACTDVQLESSKEPLEEDMKENILSQMEALAKQGLRVLALASRELSDSEASKGSELSREAVESKMTFIGLAGIYDPPRQESKGAVETCHRAGIEVHMLTGDHPGTARAIAEQVGILSPAGRLARHHSQDVMDALVMTATQFDRLTDEQIDRLPVLPLVIARCAPQTKVRMIEALHRRRRYCAMTGDGVNDSPSLKLSDVGIAMGQAGSDVAKDASDIVLTDDNFASIGNAIEEGRRMYNNIQKFVLHLLSQNVAQACVLLIGLAFKDHTTLSVFPLSPVEILYIIMVTSGFPAMGLGMEQPAPDIMEQKPNTSRFGIFTVEMLTDLLAYGLWMASLCLATFSLIVYRWGGGDLGSDCNNSYNDSCDVVFRARGATFTVLTWFSLFLAWEVVNMRRSFFRMHDDSSIFVQWFKDTWRNKFLFACVVLGFLSVFPIVYIPGLNHVVFLHKQPQGWEWGIIFVCTFLFFCGVELWKFLKRIYFRRKAKKEEKEGLHLHDVPTMETQKEKDEEA, encoded by the coding sequence atgcgcgcgctcgagacggacCAGCTCAAGGGTCTCTCGAACGACGAGGCGAAGAGCCGCGTGCAGACCTATGGTCAAAACCAGCTTGATAAGGGCGATAGCGTCAGCATCACCAAGATCTTGCTGAATCAGATCGCCAACTCCATGACGTTGGTCCTGATCATTGCAATGATTGTCGCTTTCGCTATCCAGTCGTGGATCGAGGGTGGCGTTATTGCCGGTGTTGTTGGCATTAACGTCTTTGTCGGCTTCTTCCAAGAGTTCTCGGCAGAGAAGACGATGAACTCGCTTCGTTCGCTCGCGTCGCCTACCGCGCGCGTGATTCGCTCGGGCCAGTCAGTGACGATTGCCGCCCCGGAAGTTGTTCCGGGCGATATTCTCGAGCTCACGACCGGTGATACGGTTCCTGCCGACTGCCGCATTCTGGACATGATGAACTTTGAGACGGACGAGGCCCTGCTCACCGGTGAGTCGCTCCCAGTGGCGAAAGACCACTCGGAAATTTTCCCCCCGAGCGCggagggcgacgaggtggGCGTTGGCGACCGCCTGAACATGGCGTACACCTCTTCGACTGTCTCCAAgggccgcgcgacgctcgttGTGACCGGCACGGGTATGAACACAGAGATTGGTCGGATTGCCAACGCGCTGCAGGGCGCCTCGAAGGGCAACAAGATTCGCGAGGTCAAGCGCAACGCATACGGCAAGGCCCGGCCCCACCACTACGTCCAGGCCGGTGCCCTGACTGTCTGGGACCAGGTCCTGGCATTTTTGGGCCTGACCAAGGGTACCCCGCTCCAAATTCtcctcgccaagctcgccgtgctcctTTTTATTATTGCTGTGATCTTTGCGATTATTGTATTTGCTTCTAACAACTGGTCGGACACCGAGGTGATTATCTACGCTGTTGCCACCGGTGTCTCGATGATTCCCGCCTCGCTTACGGCTGTCCTAACCATTACCATGTCGATGGGCAGCCGCGCGATGGTCAAACGTAATGTGATtgtgcgcaagctcgagtcgctcgaggcgcttggcTCGATCACGGATATTTGCTCAGACAAGACGGGTACCCTCACCCAAGGCAAGATGGTTGTCAAAAAGGCCTGGCTTCCTTCGATTGGCCAATTGGCCGTGTCGGAGAGCAGCGAGCCGTTCAATCCCAAGAACGCCGATGTGACGCACATGGGCGGCAACCCTGCCGAGGATGAAGAAGGACTTCACCAAGATATCCAAGGCGATGTTGTCGCAAGCGAAGGCGCTGCCAAGGACCTCGACCAAGACAAATACAAGCCGCTGGTCCAGTATATTACGGTTGCGTCGATCTGCAATCTGGCCAAGGTGTTTTACGACTCGGAAAACAACCAGTGGGAAGCGCACGGTGACCCCACCGAGTGTGCACTGCAGACGTTTGCGTGCCGCTTTGACATGGGCTCTGACAAGCTCAAGGTTCCCCACGAGGACGATAACGAGAAGGGGCacagcagcgccgagtGGAAGCTGGTCTCCGAATACCCCTTTGACAGCAGCGTCAAGCGCATGGCTGTTACCTACACCAACTCTAACACCGGCCAGAACCGTGCGCTGATGAAGGGTGCTGTGGAGATGGTCATGCAGGCCTGCACGGACGTGCAACTCGAGTCGAGCAAGgagccgctcgaggaggacaTGAAGGAAAACATTCTGAGCCAGAtggaggcgctcgccaagcaggGTCTGCGTgtcctggcgctcgcgagccGTGAGCTGTCTGACTCGGAGGCGAGCAAGGGCTCGGAGCTCagccgcgaggcggtcgagtcCAAGATGACCTTTATCGGTCTCGCCGGTATTTACGACCCTCCCCGTCAGGAGAGCAAAGGTGCCGTGGAGACCTGCCACCGCGCTGGTATTGAAGTACACATGCTTACGGGTGACCATcccggcacggcgcgtgccATTGCTGAGCAGGTCGGTATTCTGTCGCCGGCTggccgcctggcgcgtCACCATTCGCAGGATGTTATGGATGCGCTCGTGATGACTGCTACACAGTTTGACCGTCTTACGGACGAGCAGATCGACCGTCTTCCTGTCCTGCCCCTGGTTATTGCCCGTTGCGCGCCCCAGACCAAGGTCCGCATGATTGAGGCACTGcaccgccgtcgccgctACTGTGCGATGACTGGTGACGGTGTAAACGATTCGCCCTCGCTCAAGCTTTCGGATGTGGGTATTGCGATGGGTCAGGCTGGCTCGGATGTGGCCAAGGATGCGTCTGACATTGTGCTGACGGACGACAACTTTGCCTCGATCGGCAACGCGATTGAAGAGGGCCGCCGCATGTACAACAACATCCAAAAGTTTGTGCTGCATCTGCTCTCGCAGAACGTCGCCCAGGCCTGTGTGCTGCTGATTGGTCTTGCCTTTAAGGATCACACTACGCTCTCCGTCTTCCCGCTGAGCCCTGTCGAGATTCTTTACATTATCATGGTTACGAGCGGTTTCCCTGCGATGGGTCTCGGTATGGagcagcctgcgccggaTATCATGGAGCAGAAGCCCAACACATCGCGCTTTGGTATCTTTACGGTGGAGATGCTTACGGACCTGCTCGCGTACGGCCTGTGGATGGCTTCGCTCTGTCTTGCCACGTTCTCGCTGATTGTCTACCGCTGGGGCGGTGGCGACCTGGGTTCGGACTGCAACAACTCGTACAACGACTCGTGTGACGTTGTTTtccgtgcgcgcggcgcgacgtttACCGTGCTCACCTGGTTCTCGCTTTTCCTTGCGTGGGAGGTGGTCAacatgcgccgctccttCTTCCGCATGCACGACGACTCGTCAATCTTTGTTCAATGGTTCAAGGACACCTGGAGGAACAAGTTCCTCTTTGCCTGCGTTGTGCTCGGCTTTTTGAGTGTCTTCCCGATCGTCTACATTCCGGGCCTGAACCATGTGGTGTTCCTGCACAAGCAGCCGCAAGGTTGGGAGTGGGGCATCATCTTTGTCTGCACCTTCCTCTTCTTTTGCGGTGTGGAGCTCTGGAAGTTTTTGAAGCGCATCTACTTCCGCcgcaaggccaagaaggaAGAGAAAGAGGGTCTTCACCTTCACGATGTGCCTACGATGGAAACGCAAAAGGAGAAGGATGAGGAGGCGTAA
- a CDS encoding uncharacterized protein (EggNog:ENOG503P906; COG:S) — protein MGVTTYRPPGRAKPDLGMPDAEYVIHELLVRIAQQCGYEGAQSSAIRRMTELVDDFLMTLTRSASQLAAQSNRQSPTVHDVLYTYEYLGIDGPSLMSYAREAGEHSAERTRLRLPQARRETEEWADPMAEFLPSDDEDEDEEKDEKSVWKKLMNDVVPDHLPPQPPRHCWMFTPVYATQMLSELPMMQLVNRKLDNARLVETSLRRLIRETDKAALPELQLKEGEDAKIEEIETTQTSAPAPPVPSEPAKSSEPAATEPAAPAGPSPAAEPAAAPSQPEPAPDTTLTENAAQVHAPLPPVALDTKKPLLRAVNYKSSWYASLGANDSRLPSANLYTARLRGGADEGSVAKRPRRFVVQ, from the exons ATGGGCGTGACGACGTACCGGCCGCCCGGCCGCGCAAAGCCGGATCTCGGCATGCCCGACGCAGAGTATGTGAtccacgagctgctggtgcGTATTGCGCAGCAGTGTGGGTACGAAGGCGCGCAATCGAGCGCGATCCGCCGCATGACCGAATTGGTCGACGACT TCTTGATGACCCTCACGCGGAGCGCCTCACAGCTTGCTGCGCAGTCGAATAGGCAGTCGCCGACGGTGCATGATGTGCTGTATACCTACGAGTACCTCGGCATCGACGGGCCGTCGCTTATGTCGTACGCCCGCGAAGCCGGCGAGCACAGCGCCGAGCGTACCCGCCTCCGCCTcccgcaggcgcgccgcgagacgGAGGAGTGGGCGGACCCCATGGCTGAGTTTCTCCcgtccgacgacgaggacgaggacgaagaaAAGGACGAAAAATCCGTGTGGAAAAAACTCATGAACGATGTCGTGCCCGATCATTtgccgccgcagccccCGCGCCACTGCTGGATGTTTACGCCAGTGTATGCGACGCAGATGCTGTCGGAGCTGCCGATGATGCAGCTGGTGAACCGCAAGCTCGATAAcgcacgcctcgtcgagacgTCGCTCCGGCGACTGATCCGCGAGACGGATAAGGCCGCCCtgcccgagctgcagctcaAAGAGGGTGAGGACGCCAAGATCGAAGAGATCGAGACGACACAGACGTccgctcctgcgccgcccgtgcCCTCGGAGCCCGCGAAGTCGTCCGAGCCCGCCGCCACGGAGCCTGCGGCACCGGCCGGGCCGTCCCCGGCCGCGGAgccagccgcggcgccgtcgcagccTGAACCCGCCCCCGATACCACCCTGACTGAAaatgcggcgcaggtgcacgcgccgctgccccCTGTGGCCCTGGATACCAAGAAACccctgctgcgtgcggtaAACTACAAGTCGAGCTGGTACGCCTCGCTGGGCGCCAACGATAGtcgcctgccgagcgcgaacCTGTACacggcgcggctgcgcggcggtgctgACGAAGGCAGCGTCGCCaagcgcccgcgccgcttcGTAGTGCAATGA
- the ibp1 gene encoding protein-tyrosine-phosphatase (COG:D; EggNog:ENOG503P4E5; BUSCO:EOG092658QH), translated as MSFTPPYKYVDADALAQELRSRAAQPKKLAVVDVRDDDYEGGHIVGAIHAPSSTFLDRVDSLVKDMADYEQVVFHCSLSQQRGPKSARIFRETRDAQTAAGKLSGATEQQVLVLRDGFANFGPKFKDDKDLVQDWDEESWKWR; from the coding sequence ATGTCCTTCACACCGCCCTACAAGTACGTAGacgcggatgcgctcgcacaAGAACTGCGTTCGCGTGCTGCCCAGCCGAAAAAGCTggcggtcgtcgacgtgcgcgacgacgactaCGAAGGTGGCCACATTGTCGGTGCGATCCatgcgccgtcgtcgacgtTCCTGGACCGTGTCGACTCGCTCGTGAAGGATATGGCGGACTATGAACAGGTCGTCTTTCACTGCTCTTTGTCACAGCAGCGGGGACCCAAGTCTGCGCGCATCTtccgcgagacgcgcgacgcacagaCGGCGGCCGGCAAGCTCTCGGGGGCCACGGAGCAGCAGGTGCTCGTGCTCCGCGACGGCTTTGCGAACTTTGGCCCCAAGTTCAAGGACGACAAGGATCTCGTGCAAGACTGGGACGAAGAGTCGTGGAAGTGGCGTTAA
- the IZH3 gene encoding inc metabolism membrane protein (COG:T; TransMembrane:7 (o380-401i413-432o438-463i475-496o508-528i535-557o577-596i); EggNog:ENOG503NXK7) yields the protein MATAAEHGMSERTGSNIQVQREKADVASDLPPQCRTPVTAAALAALPDNLEGGPALRGNLSRRASVSEASDTGSTRSVVDALDLSLSLPYWLAYVRAEATRYAEDLDRRMHTLLDEQSTDGRALRAPLAMVAHQLDAAYHAVGHMSQRLPTSTALFESIPSRNDLHGKMRTLIHDWEHRARTFHPTLFTPSVPLSLRSVELEGVADGKVALVDELPAWTYASPLDMIQGEWTSGVYVPSTSEVSEEVHRRLNHFFEQMYNIPMHLSAGALPARIVALEQPASDLLHRFEETLDSVSKRGRAGATEFVHRASRAVHDMEDAVYQAACELAREGRVLISYDNLPMLWRNNDCIHTGYRFIPVRNWTTLLRSIFQIHNETGNIHTHLGGLVLVAGLYYFAGALDSLTTPMDRWIQTLYLIAAAKCLACSVSWHVMAGCADLQWFQCFACIDYTGISWLVAASLLTLVYNGFYCQPHLIALYSVGVFALGATMGILPWAPWFDDPKNRSLRISLFIFMALVGLVPFSHGAYLHGFWRMYAFYAPVLPSLASYVAGVAVYAMRFPEKYWPGRFDLVGHSHQMWHIAIVVAIALHFRAILLFHENRFAYSHVSGSCPSMQWPSLNVAAAWPWLSLQASSTWPWLVENLGAVRGALSQHLPDL from the exons ATGGCGACCGCGGCTGAGCACGGCATGAGCGAGCGTACGGGCTCGAACATTCAGGTACAGAGAGAAAAGGCGGATGTGGCGTCTGACCTCCCGCCACAGTGCCGCACACCCGtgacggcggcggcgcttgcggcgctccccGACAATTTGGAAGGCGGCCCTGCTCTCCGGGGCAATCTCTCCCGCAGGGCGAGTGTATCAGAAGCAAGCGATACTGGAAGCACACGCTCTGTTGTCGATGCG CTTGATCTCTCGCTCTCCCTACCCTACTGGCTGGCGTacgtgcgtgccgaggcgacACGCTACGCCGAGGATCTGGACCGCCGTATGCATACGCTGTTGGACGAGCAAAGCACCGACGGACGTGCAttgcgtgcgccgctggccatggtcgcgcaccagctcgATGCCGCCTACCATGCGGTGGGGCACATGTcgcagcgcctgccgaCGTCCACTGCTCTGTTCGAGAGCATCCCCTCGCGCAACGACCTGCACGGAAAGATGAGAACGCTGATCCACGACTGGGAGCACCGTGCACGCACCTTTCATCCTACGCTCTTCACGCCATCCGTGCCACTGTCGCTGCGGTCGGTGGAGCTGGAAGGCGTCGCCGATGGCAAGGTGGcactcgtcgacgagctgcctGCGTGGACGTATGCATCTCCCCTGGACATGATCCAAGGCGAATGGACATCCGGTGTCTATGTTCCGAGCACGTCCGAAGTCTCGGAGGAGGTGCACCGCCGTCTGAACCACTTTTTTGAGCAAATGTACAATATTCCGATGCACCTGAGCGCTGGTGCGCTACctgcgcgcatcgtcgcgtTGGAGCAGCCCGCGTCCGACCTGCTGCACCGCTTCGAAGAGACGCTCGATTCGGTGAGCAAgcgcgggcgtgccggtgcCACCGAGTTCGTGCACCGTGCGAGCCGTGCGGTGCACGACATGGAGGACGCCGTGTACCAGGCGGCGTGTGAACTCGCGCGCGAAGGGCGAGTTTTGATTTCGTACGATAACCTCCCCATGCTGTGGCGCAACAACGACTGCATCCACACAGGCTATCGGTTCATCCCCGTGCGGAACTGGACGACGCTACTGCGCAGCATCTTTCAAATCCACAACGAGACGGGCAACATCCACACACACCTTGGCGGCCTGGTGCTCGTTGCTGGCCTGTACTACTttgccggtgcgctggaCTCCCTCACGACGCCGATGGACCGCTGGATCCAGACGCTCTATCTGATTGCGGCGGCCAAGTGTCTTGCGTGCTCCGTGTCGTGGCATGTGATGGCCGGGTGTGCGGACCTGCAGTGGTTCCAGTGCTTTGCGTGTATTGACTACACCGGCATTTCCTGGCTGGTCGCTGCGTCGCTGCTTACGCTGGTGTACAATGGCTTTTACTGCCAGCCCCACTTGATTGCCTTGTACTCGGTCGGTGtctttgcgctcggcgcgacgatggGCATCCTTCCCTGGGCGCCGTGGTTTGACGATCCCAAGAACCGCTCGCTGCGTATTTCCCTCTTCATTTTCATGGCGCTGGTCGGTCTCGTGCCCTTCTCTCACGGCGCGTACCTGCACGGCTTTTGGCGGATGTATGCCTTTTacgcgccggtgctccCCAGTCTGGCGTCGTACGTGGCGGGTGTTGCGGTGTATGCGATGCGCTTTCCCGAGAAGTACTGGCCCGGGCGCTTTGACCTCGTGGGCCACTCACACCAGATGTGGCACATTGCGATTGTGGTGGCGATTGCGCTGCACTTCCGCGCCATCCTCCTCTTTCACGAGAACCGCTTCGCGTACAGCCACGTGAGTGGATCGTGTCCCTCGATGCAGTGGCCGTCGCTCAACGTGGCGGCCGCCTGGCCCTGGCTATCGCTGCAGGCATCGAGTACCTGGCCGTGGCTCGTAGAGAatctcggcgcggtgcgcggcgcactgtCGCAGCATCTGCCCGACTTGTAG
- the PTC2 gene encoding protein-serine/threonine phosphatase (EggNog:ENOG503NUIN; COG:T), with the protein MGQILSEPIVDKRTSRGEDDRHLYCVSDMQGWRISMEDAHAAVLNLPEDVNVPSKERVSFFAVYDGHGGRTVHGRLVELPEFKEHKWESALRRAFLKTDEDLRIDPVYANDTSGCTAVAALLVPESETNGRRIYCANSGDSRCVLGLSGEAKPMSYDHKPSNPEEHSRILNAGGFVEFDRVNGNLALSRALGDFEFKQNASLPAEQQIVTADPQVISHDYTGEEEFLVLACDGIWDCLSNQQVVDLVRRGIAQEKELTTICEDIIDRCLAPDAEVGGIGCDNMTLLIVAMLGDRTKQEWYQWVKQRVENKVGYDTPENVPPVFRTHLQQDAQQQSLFGGSNAAQRNVALSLNGLGSGGLLSAIPRVLSGQGASEEEVDQASEDAAAAIVSSNDESEKASSKNEQA; encoded by the exons ATGGGACAAATTCTTTCGGAGCCCATTGTGGACAAG cgcacgtcgcgtggTGAGGATGACCGTCACCTGTACTGCGTGTCCGACATGCAGGGCTGGCGTATCTCGATGGAggacgcgcacgctgctgtGCTGAACCTCCCGGAGGACGTGAATGTGCCGTCGAAGGAGCGCGTGAGCTTTTTTGCTGTGTACGACGGCCACGGCG GCCGCACGGTGCATGGCCGTCTCGTGGAACTGCCCGAGTTCAAGGAGCACAAGTGGgagtcggcgctgcgccgtgccTTCCTCAAGACTGACGAGGATCTTCGTATCG ACCCCGTGTACGCGAACGACACATCGGGCTGTACCGCGGttgctgcgctgctcgtgccCGAGTCGGAGACGAATGGCCGCCGTATCTACTGCGCCAACTCGGGCGATTCGCGTtgcgtgctcggcctctCTGGTGAGGCCAAGCCGATGAGCTATGACCATAAGCCGAGCAACCCCGAGGAGCACTCGCGCATCCTCAACGCGGGCGGCTTTGTCGAGTTCGACCGTGTGAACGGCAACCTGGCGCTGAgccgcgcgctgggcgactTTGAGTTCAAGCAGAACGCCTCGCtgcccgccgagcagcaAATTGTCACGGCCGACCCCCAGGTGATTTCGCACGACTAcaccggcgaggaggagtTTTTGGTACTCGCATGCGACGGTATTTGGGACTGCTTGTCGAACCAACAGGTGGTCGATCTCGTCCGGAGAGGGATTGCGCAGGAGAAGGAGCTCACCACCATCTGCGAAGACATCATTGACCGGTGCCTCGCTCCCGACGCAGAAGTCGGTGGCATTGGCTGCGATAATATGACCCTCCTCATTGTGGCcatgctcggcgaccgcaCCAAGCAGGAGTGGTACCAGTGGGTGAAGCAGCGCGTGGAGAACAAGGTTGGCTACGACACACCAGAGAACGTCCCCCCGGTCTTCCGCACGCACCTCCAACAGGACGCACAGCAGCAGTCGCTGTTTGGCGGTAGCAACGCTGCGCAACGCAACGTGGCCCTCTCCCTCAACGGCTTGGGCTCGGGTGGCCTGCTCTCGGCCATCCCGCGCGTGCTCTCGGGTCAGGGCGCGAGCGAAGAAGAAGTGGATCAGGCCAgcgaggacgcggccgcggcgatcgTCTCGTCGAACGACGAGTCGGAGAAGGCATCGTCAAAGAACGAGCAAGCGTAG